In Pongo abelii isolate AG06213 chromosome 5, NHGRI_mPonAbe1-v2.0_pri, whole genome shotgun sequence, a single genomic region encodes these proteins:
- the MYCT1 gene encoding myc target protein 1: MANNTTSLGSPWPENFWEDLIMSFTVSMAIGLILGGFIWAVFICLSRRRRASAPISQWSSSRRSRSSYTHGLNRTGFYRHSGCERRSNLSLASLTFQRQASLEQANSFPRKSSFRASTFHPFLQCPPLPVETESQLVTLPSSNISPTISTSHSLSRPDYWSSNSLRVGLSTPPPPAYESIIKAFPDS, encoded by the coding sequence agGACCTTATCATGTCCTTCACCGTATCCATGGCAATCGGGCTGATACTTGGAGGATTTATTTGGGCTGTGTTCATTTGTCTGTCTCGAAGAAGAAGAGCCAGTGCTCCCATCTCACAGTGGAGTTCAAGCAGGAGATCTAGGTCTTCTTACACCCACGGCCTCAACAGAACTGGATTTTACCGCCACAGTGGCTGTGAACGTCGAAGCAACCTCAGCCTGGCCAGTCTCACTTTCCAGCGACAAGCTTCCCTGGAACAAGCAAATTCCTTTCCAAGAAAATCAAGTTTCAGAGCTTCTACTTTCCATCCCTTTCTGCAATGTCCACCACTTCCTGTGGAAACTGAGAGTCAGCTGGTGACTCTCCCTTCTTCCAATATCTCTCCCACCATCAGCACTTCCCACAGTCTGAGCCGTCCTGATTACTGGTCCAGTAACAGTCTTCGAGTGGGCCTTTCAACACCGCCCCCACCTGCCTATGAGTCCATCATCAAGGCGTTCCCAGATTCCTGA